A part of Periplaneta americana isolate PAMFEO1 chromosome 17, P.americana_PAMFEO1_priV1, whole genome shotgun sequence genomic DNA contains:
- the LOC138693346 gene encoding uncharacterized protein isoform X2 — protein sequence MMTDSMDHSYDVNPEIKVEDTPVPISFPVVKTEVHKDVFDVDRVQQEQKVEVSSEEDEVLTWRIFQAERPWSTGLLLLDV from the exons ATGATGACAGATAGCATGGATCACAGCTATGATGTAAATCCAGAGATTAAAGTTGAAGATACTCCAGTTCCCATTAGCTTTCCTGTGGTGAAAACTGAAGTTCAT aaagatgTGTTCGATGTGGATAGAGTTCAGCAGGAACAGAAAGTGGAAGTGTCTTCAGAGGAGGATGAAGTGTTGACTTGGAG GATTTTCCAGGCTGAGAGGCCATGGTCTACTGGTTTGTTGCTACTAGATGTTTAG